From Amphritea atlantica, a single genomic window includes:
- a CDS encoding LysE family translocator produces the protein MDSQLFATFIVAITLLTLTPGVDTMVTIRNSARGGWRDGFATSTGICCGLFLHAIVSALGISVILLQSANGFQFLKLLGAGYLIWLGVSSLRGIVQGRSVFRLPDSGIRPFVIGRSFREGFLSNALNPKTALFYMAFLPQFIDPEGSALTQSLWLAAIHFMIAMVWQCSLAMAVNSARRWLQSKVVSVGFNAVSGSVLIYLGARLALTET, from the coding sequence ATGGATAGCCAGCTGTTTGCCACCTTTATCGTTGCCATCACCCTGCTAACCCTGACGCCGGGGGTCGATACTATGGTGACAATCCGTAACAGCGCCCGTGGCGGCTGGCGAGATGGCTTCGCTACCAGTACCGGCATCTGCTGTGGACTGTTCCTGCACGCCATTGTCTCAGCGCTGGGGATTTCGGTCATCCTGTTGCAATCGGCTAATGGATTCCAGTTTCTCAAGCTGCTCGGTGCGGGTTATCTTATCTGGCTGGGGGTCAGCAGTCTGCGGGGTATCGTTCAGGGACGCAGCGTATTCAGGCTGCCGGACTCAGGGATCAGGCCCTTTGTGATTGGGCGTTCGTTCAGGGAGGGCTTTCTTTCGAATGCCCTGAACCCGAAAACAGCGCTGTTTTATATGGCTTTTCTGCCCCAGTTTATCGATCCCGAAGGATCGGCTCTGACGCAGTCACTGTGGCTGGCGGCGATACATTTCATGATCGCTATGGTGTGGCAGTGTTCACTGGCGATGGCAGTGAACAGTGCCCGACGCTGGCTGCAGAGTAAGGTTGTCAGTGTTGGCTTTAATGCCGTCAGCGGCTCGGTGCTGATCTATCTCGGTGCCCGGCTGGCGTTAACGGAGACTTAA
- a CDS encoding ABC transporter permease, with amino-acid sequence MHVISWWSLAWCAIPVVLIAIVYARWSGKASEVLLSAARMTLQLIGVGYVLVALFDNPSPWITGAVLILMVSIASWIALRPVNHQRNYLKPTVIALACSAGLHLFISLVLVIGVETWYEPRVIIPLAGMYFANTMNAISLATERYHSELQEGKPEPKARLTAFQAAMIPQINSLLAVGLVSLPGMMTGQILSGVSPLIAVRYQIMIMTMVLGSGGCGAALMLWQLGRAQPSGQQTDNGMTDHKPADKDK; translated from the coding sequence ATGCATGTAATTTCATGGTGGTCACTCGCCTGGTGCGCTATTCCCGTGGTTCTGATTGCTATCGTGTATGCCCGCTGGTCGGGAAAAGCGTCTGAAGTATTACTTTCAGCCGCGCGCATGACGCTGCAACTGATCGGGGTAGGGTATGTGCTGGTGGCATTGTTTGACAACCCCTCTCCCTGGATTACCGGTGCAGTTTTAATCCTGATGGTGAGTATCGCCAGCTGGATTGCGTTGCGCCCGGTGAATCATCAGCGAAACTACCTTAAGCCAACTGTGATCGCCCTGGCCTGTTCTGCCGGATTGCACCTGTTTATATCACTGGTTCTGGTGATCGGGGTTGAAACCTGGTACGAGCCAAGAGTGATTATCCCTTTAGCGGGAATGTATTTCGCGAATACGATGAACGCGATCAGTCTGGCGACAGAGCGTTATCATTCTGAACTGCAGGAGGGGAAGCCTGAGCCGAAAGCGCGTCTGACCGCGTTTCAGGCAGCCATGATTCCGCAGATAAACAGTCTGCTGGCGGTTGGCCTGGTGTCTCTGCCCGGCATGATGACCGGTCAGATTCTCTCCGGGGTGTCACCGCTGATCGCGGTCCGATACCAGATCATGATTATGACAATGGTACTGGGGAGCGGAGGCTGTGGCGCTGCATTGATGCTCTGGCAGCTGGGTCGTGCTCAACCGTCAGGGCAGCAGACCGATAATGGTATGACAGATCATAAACCGGCGGATAAAGACAAATGA
- a CDS encoding DMT family transporter translates to MNQRPLLTTIVYTLFALLAFAGNSVLCRLALGEQSIDAGSFTVIRLFSGIVVLSMLWYLTQGYKAKPGNNAGRGSWPAALMLFIYALGFSYAYISLDTGTGALILFGAVQITMILVSLLRGTRLLWVEWLGLTLAFSGFVYLLKPAIHTPSLWGFILMTAAGIAWGIYTLMGRGSVNPLADTHFNFFRTLPLVILTLIVTLALGRSVVSFNGVMLAVLSGAVASGIGYAVWYRALKGLSAVQAAVLQLLVPVIAAAGGVVFTDEMISVRLLIAALLVLGGILLVVVGRYYLLVRQRVSD, encoded by the coding sequence ATGAATCAGCGACCTCTATTGACCACGATTGTTTATACTCTGTTTGCCCTGCTGGCCTTTGCGGGAAACTCAGTGCTGTGTAGGCTAGCGCTGGGAGAGCAGAGTATTGATGCGGGCAGTTTTACGGTTATCCGCTTGTTCTCTGGCATTGTTGTGCTGTCGATGCTCTGGTATCTGACTCAGGGATATAAAGCTAAACCGGGCAATAACGCCGGACGGGGAAGCTGGCCTGCCGCGCTGATGTTGTTTATCTATGCGTTGGGTTTTTCCTATGCCTATATCAGCCTGGATACCGGCACTGGCGCCCTGATACTGTTTGGTGCGGTACAGATCACCATGATTCTGGTGAGCCTGTTGCGTGGCACCCGGCTGCTATGGGTTGAGTGGTTGGGCCTGACGCTGGCTTTCAGTGGTTTTGTTTATCTGCTTAAACCGGCAATCCACACTCCCTCACTGTGGGGATTTATACTGATGACAGCCGCGGGTATTGCCTGGGGTATCTATACACTGATGGGCCGGGGATCGGTCAATCCGCTGGCAGATACCCACTTTAACTTTTTCAGAACCCTGCCACTGGTTATCCTGACACTCATTGTTACGCTGGCGCTGGGAAGAAGTGTTGTTTCCTTTAATGGAGTGATGCTGGCGGTGCTCTCCGGAGCGGTTGCTTCGGGCATCGGTTATGCTGTCTGGTACCGGGCCCTGAAGGGTTTATCCGCAGTGCAGGCGGCGGTGCTGCAGTTGTTGGTGCCGGTTATCGCGGCGGCCGGTGGTGTGGTGTTTACCGACGAGATGATCTCGGTGCGTCTGCTGATTGCTGCGCTACTGGTGCTGGGAGGGATTCTTCTGGTGGTTGTCGGGCGCTATTATCTGCTGGTGCGGCAAAGAGTGTCTGACTGA
- a CDS encoding peptidylprolyl isomerase: protein MQIADKKIVLIHYTLKNIDDEVMDSSEGAEPLAYLHGTGSIVPGLEKELAGKQAGDKVNVEVSPEEGYGELNPELIQEVERAAFEGVDNIEVGMRFMAQTAWGQQPVVVTAVTDESVIVDGNHPLADQTLKFDVEVVEVRDATEEELTHGHAHGEGGHQH, encoded by the coding sequence ATGCAGATTGCTGACAAAAAGATTGTCCTTATTCACTACACCCTGAAAAACATCGATGATGAGGTTATGGACTCATCTGAAGGTGCAGAGCCTTTGGCATATCTGCATGGTACCGGCAGCATCGTTCCTGGTCTGGAAAAAGAGCTGGCGGGTAAGCAAGCCGGTGATAAGGTGAATGTCGAGGTTTCTCCCGAAGAGGGTTACGGCGAACTTAACCCTGAACTGATTCAGGAAGTGGAGCGTGCCGCTTTTGAAGGAGTTGATAACATCGAAGTGGGCATGCGCTTTATGGCTCAGACTGCATGGGGCCAGCAGCCCGTTGTTGTAACGGCTGTGACCGATGAGAGCGTTATTGTTGATGGTAATCACCCGTTGGCAGACCAGACTCTGAAGTTTGATGTTGAGGTGGTAGAAGTGCGTGATGCGACCGAGGAAGAGCTGACCCATGGTCACGCCCACGGTGAAGGTGGTCATCAGCACTGA
- a CDS encoding nitronate monooxygenase, whose amino-acid sequence MDIQQLFGIELPLIQAPMAGAQDAALAIAVSKAGGLGSLPCAMLTPDQLCAELETFRAATDKPVNLNFFAHTPPVADNERERLWRQQLLPYYREYGIDPETVSAGPGRTPFDSEMAAVIEQYRPEVVSFHFGLPCPDLLERVRGCGSKVISSATTVAEAVWLEQQGVDAVIAQGVEAGGHRGFFLNRDLNSQTGTMALVPQIISAIGLPVIAAGGIADQRGIQGALAMGAAGVQLGTVFLLCDESRISEIHRQALLEQTTPTALTNIFSGGPARGIVNRVMAELGLVAQQAPEFPLAAAFIAPLRAAAEQQQAGDFSPLWSGQNRSGCRSVPAAVLMAELFRQ is encoded by the coding sequence ATGGATATACAGCAACTCTTTGGCATCGAACTGCCGCTTATTCAGGCACCGATGGCGGGGGCACAGGATGCTGCGCTGGCCATTGCGGTGAGTAAAGCCGGCGGGCTGGGGTCTTTGCCCTGTGCCATGTTAACCCCCGATCAGCTGTGTGCTGAACTTGAGACGTTCAGGGCGGCAACGGATAAGCCGGTTAATCTGAATTTCTTTGCCCATACTCCGCCGGTTGCCGATAACGAAAGAGAACGGCTGTGGCGTCAGCAGTTGCTGCCCTATTATCGGGAGTATGGCATCGATCCTGAGACGGTCTCTGCGGGGCCGGGACGCACGCCGTTCGATTCTGAGATGGCGGCGGTCATCGAACAGTATCGTCCGGAAGTCGTCAGTTTTCACTTCGGTTTACCCTGTCCAGATCTGCTGGAACGGGTCCGTGGTTGCGGCAGTAAAGTGATCTCCAGTGCGACAACTGTGGCTGAAGCGGTGTGGCTGGAACAGCAGGGCGTTGATGCGGTGATTGCTCAGGGTGTAGAAGCCGGTGGCCATCGGGGATTTTTTCTCAACCGGGACCTGAATAGCCAGACCGGCACCATGGCGCTTGTACCGCAGATTATATCGGCCATCGGACTGCCGGTGATTGCGGCCGGCGGTATTGCGGATCAGCGGGGCATTCAGGGGGCGCTGGCAATGGGGGCCGCCGGGGTGCAGCTGGGAACGGTATTTCTGCTCTGCGACGAGTCGCGTATCAGTGAGATCCACCGTCAGGCGTTACTGGAACAGACTACCCCCACGGCCCTGACAAATATTTTTTCAGGCGGTCCTGCCCGGGGAATTGTAAATCGGGTGATGGCTGAGTTAGGGCTGGTGGCTCAACAGGCGCCTGAGTTTCCCTTGGCTGCTGCATTCATTGCGCCTCTGAGAGCAGCGGCAGAGCAGCAGCAAGCGGGTGACTTTTCCCCACTCTGGAGTGGCCAGAATCGATCAGGTTGTCGTTCTGTGCCCGCCGCAGTACTGATGGCTGAGCTGTTCCGGCAGTAG